ATCGGGCAGACCCAGTAGGCCTGCTGCCCCCCCGCAACGTGGCGCGCGACGCCGTCCACCACTTCGGGCAAGCGTTCCATCGCCACCACGCGCGTATCGATCGCCTGCCGGCCCGGCGGCAGCTCGTCGAGCTTGCTGACTTCCATCTCGCCGTACTGCGCCAGCGTCAGCGTGCGCGGGATCGGCGTGGCGGTCATCGCCAGGGTATGCGGCTGGCGCTTGCCCTTCTGGCTCAGCATCAAGCGCTGCCCGACGCCGAAGCGGTGCTGTTCGTCGATCACGACAAGGCCCAGGTTCCTGTAAGCCACGCTGTCCTGGAAGATGGCATGGGTGCCCACGACGATGTCGATCGACCCGTCGAGCAGGCCCATCAGCGTGCCTTCGCGCGCCCTGCCCTTGTCGCGGCCGGTCAACAGCGCCACCGTGACGCCGGTCGGCTCCGCCATTTTTCGCAGCGTCTCGAAATGCTGGCGGGCGAGGATTTCGGTCGGTGCCAGCATCGCCGCCTGCGCACTCGCCTCCACGGCGACCAGCATCGCTTCCAAGGCCACCACCGTCTTGCCTGCCCCGACATCGCCTTGCAGCAGGCGCAGCATCGGCGCGCCTTGCGCCATGTCGCCGGCGATCTCGTCGATCGAGCGCCGCTGCGCACCTGTCAGCGGGAACGGCAGTTCCAGCCTGTCGCGCAGCCGCCCGTCGCCCTGCAACGCCAGACCCTGCCGCTTGCGCCTGCTTTCACGCACCAGCATCAGCGCGAGGCTGTTGGCGAGTAGCTCGTCATAGGCGAGCCGGTCGCGCGCGGCCTCGTGCGGGCCCTTGTGCGCCAGGTGCAGCGCATCCTGCCAGCCGGGCCACTGCGCCCTGTCCAGCTGTCCGCGCTCGATCCATTCGGGCAGTTGCGGCAGTTTCGCCAGCGCCTGCGCGACCAGCGAGATGACTTTCGGCTGGGTCAGGCCTTCGGACAGCGGGTACACCGGTTCCAGCAAGCGGCCCATGGCTGCGCTGCTTTCGGTCTCGACCTGTTCGGGATGCACGATCTGGAGCATCTGGTCGTACTGGTCGAGGCGCCCCGCGATCCACCGCGTCTCGCCCACCGGCAGCAGCTTCTTGCCGGTGTAGGCGGCGCGTCCGAAATATGTCAGCGCGCAGATGTTGCCCTTCGCGTCCTGCGCGAGGATGCGGTACGGCCCGCGCGGCGAGCGGCTCGCGCGATGCTCCGTCGGGGTCAGCGCCACCACGATCTGCTCGCCCACGCCCGCTTCGTCGAGATCGGCCACGGCGCGGCGTTCCACGAAGCGGTCCGGCAAGTGATAGGAGACGTCGCGAATGCGGCCGAGGCCGAGCTTTTCCAGCGGCTTGCGCAGTTTCGGCCCGACGCCGTCCAGCGTCTCCACTTCGGCGAACAGAGGGTTGAGGACTTCGGGCCGCATGGGAGCCATCCTATAGCTTCTTGCGCGCGCTTGGCGAGTGCCCTACCCGCGCCGCCATGCCTCCCGCCCAGCTCGACCCCACCCGTCTCGCCCGCGCCCGGTTTCGCGCCTGGCACCGCGGCACGCGCGAGGCCGACTATATGATCGGCGGCTTCCTCGATCGCTACGCAAGCAGCTGGTCGGAAGAAGACCTCGTCTGGTTCGAGGCGCTTCTGGACCATGACGATGTCGACGTGATGGCGTGGGCGCTGCAAACCCAGCCCGTGCCGGAACGCTTCGCCGGCGCGCAGATGGAGGCGATGCAGAAGCTCGACTATGTCGAAATCCCGCGCTGACGGGAACGCCCGCCGCCGCCCTGCCTTGAGCCTGTAATGCCCGATCTCTCCCGCATCCTTTCCGCCGCGCAGCCGCTGACGCTGGCCCATCTCGCCCGCGGCGCGCAGCCGCTGGTGATGGGTGATCTCGCGCGCGCCGCAAAGGGCCGCGGCGTCTTCATCGCGCCCGATGAAACGGCGATGGCATCGGTCGCCGATGCGGCGCGTTTCTTCGCGCCCGAACTGGAGGTGATCGAGTTTCCGGCCTGGGACTGCCTGCCCTACGACCGCGCGAGCCCTGCCCTGTCCGTCAGCGCGCGCCGCCTGTCCGCCCTCTACCGCCTGCAGACCGGTAAGGCGTCCAACCAATTGCTCGTCACCACCGTCAACGCGGTGCTGCAACGCGTGCTCACCCCTTTCCGCATCCGCGAAAGCGTGCGCGAGCTTAAGCCGGGGATGGAGATCGGACACGATAGCCTGAGCAAGCTGCTCCAGCGGCAGGGTTACGGCCGCACCGACACGGTCATCGACCACGGCGAATTTGCCGTGCGGGGATCGATTTTCGACATCTTCCCGAGCGGGCTCGAAAACGGCTTGCGGCTCGATTTCTTCGGCGACCAACTGGAAAGCCTGCGCCTGTTCGATCCGAACACGCAGCGCACTGTCGGCGCGCTCGATTCCCACCTGTTGCTACCCGCCAGCGAAGCACTGCTGGACGAGGAAAGCATAAAGCGCTTCCGTAGCCGCTATCGCGAGAAATTCGGCGCGGCCGCCACGCAGGACCCGCTGTACGAAGCGGTCAGCGACGGGCGCCGGCTGGCAGGCATGGAACACTGGCTGCCGATGTTCGAGGAGCGGATGGCGACTTTGTTCGACCACCTGTCGGACGGCGATGTGTGCATCATGGACGGCGGCGCGGTTGCCGCGGTCGAGGAACGGCTGACCGACGTCGCCGACTATCGCAAGGCGCGCACCGACACCGCCGGGCAGGCGAAGGGCAACTACCGTCCGCTCGCCGCCGATGCGCTGTACCTGAGCGAAAGCGAATTTGCCGAAGCGGCCGCCGCGCGCCCGATCCACCGCACCTCCATCTTCGACGAGCCGGAAAGCGACACGGTGCTCGACTTCGCCTTCCGCGCAAGCCGCGATTTCACGCCGGAGCGGACACAGAACGCCAATGCCTACGAAGCTGCGGCAAAGCATTTCGCGGCGGTCGCGAAATCGGGCCGCAAGCCGATGCTTGCCGCCTACTCCACCGGCAGCCGCGCGCGCATGGCCTCCATCATCGAGGAAGCGGGGCAGAAGGTTGCGCTGGTCGACAGCTGGCAGGAAGCGCTCGGATCGTCGGCCAAGGGCACGCTCGCCGCGATGGTCCTGCCGCTCGAGAGCGGCTTTGCGAACGACGAGCTTGAACTCGTCACCGAACAGGATCTGCTCGGCGACCGGCTCGTTCGTCGCCGCAAGAAGCGCAAGAGCGCCGATGCCTTCCTGGCGGAATTGCAGTCGCTCAACCGGGGCGACCTCGTCGTGCACATGGACCACGGCATCGGGCGCTACCTCGGCCTCGAACCCATCGCCGTCGGCAAGAGCCAGCACGACTGCGTGATGCTGGAGTATTCGGGCGGCGACAAGCTCTACATCCCGGTCGAGAATATCGACGTCCTCAGCCGCTACGGCAGCGAGAACGAGGGCGTGGCGCTCGACCGGCTGGGCGGCGAGGCATGGCAAAAACGCAAGGCCAAGCTGAAAGAGCGCATCCGCGCCATCGCCGGCGACCTGATGAACACCGCGGCCGCGCGCGCCCTGCGCCAGGCGCCGGTGATCGAGGTCGAACCCAACGCCTACACCCAGTTCGTCGACCGCTTCCCGTGGGAGGAGACGGACGACCAGGATGCCGCCATCGACGACACGATGCGCGACCTTGCACGGGGGCGGCCGATGGACCGCCTCGTTTGCGGCGATGTCGGTTTCGGCAAGACCGA
This sequence is a window from Alteriqipengyuania flavescens. Protein-coding genes within it:
- a CDS encoding FAD assembly factor SdhE, which produces MPPAQLDPTRLARARFRAWHRGTREADYMIGGFLDRYASSWSEEDLVWFEALLDHDDVDVMAWALQTQPVPERFAGAQMEAMQKLDYVEIPR
- the mfd gene encoding transcription-repair coupling factor is translated as MPDLSRILSAAQPLTLAHLARGAQPLVMGDLARAAKGRGVFIAPDETAMASVADAARFFAPELEVIEFPAWDCLPYDRASPALSVSARRLSALYRLQTGKASNQLLVTTVNAVLQRVLTPFRIRESVRELKPGMEIGHDSLSKLLQRQGYGRTDTVIDHGEFAVRGSIFDIFPSGLENGLRLDFFGDQLESLRLFDPNTQRTVGALDSHLLLPASEALLDEESIKRFRSRYREKFGAAATQDPLYEAVSDGRRLAGMEHWLPMFEERMATLFDHLSDGDVCIMDGGAVAAVEERLTDVADYRKARTDTAGQAKGNYRPLAADALYLSESEFAEAAAARPIHRTSIFDEPESDTVLDFAFRASRDFTPERTQNANAYEAAAKHFAAVAKSGRKPMLAAYSTGSRARMASIIEEAGQKVALVDSWQEALGSSAKGTLAAMVLPLESGFANDELELVTEQDLLGDRLVRRRKKRKSADAFLAELQSLNRGDLVVHMDHGIGRYLGLEPIAVGKSQHDCVMLEYSGGDKLYIPVENIDVLSRYGSENEGVALDRLGGEAWQKRKAKLKERIRAIAGDLMNTAAARALRQAPVIEVEPNAYTQFVDRFPWEETDDQDAAIDDTMRDLARGRPMDRLVCGDVGFGKTEVALRAAFTAAMSGQQVVMIAPTTLLARQHYQNFCERFAGFPLKIGRLSRLVPSKEMKDTREGVESGDIDIVVGTHAILSKSTKFKRLGLVIVDEEQRFGVTHKEKLKQLRADVHVLTLTATPIPRTLQMAMTGLRELSTIQTPPVDRLAVRTYVMEWDEIVMREALLREHHRGGQSFIVVPRIADMAELEEWLRDAVPEVKFVTAHGQMSPTEVEERMSAFYEKKYDVLLSTTIVESGLDIPSANTIIIHRADRFGLAQLYQLRGRVGRSKIRAYAYLTYAPDMQLSEIAEKRLKVLGDLDSLGAGFQLASHDLDIRGAGNLIGDEQSGHIKEVGFELYQSMLEDAILALKAGDSGLERDSSGLSPQITVDAPIMIPEDYVPDLAVRMALYRRLNDAQDKAEIESMAAEMIDRFGDLPAATANLVRLLEIKHQAIAANIAKIDVGARGTLVTFHKNEFPDPAGLIAYVERLNEGRADSAKLRPDMKLQVNRAWGDPSSRLNGLFQLTKGLSGIVKKAKKRDKASV
- the recG gene encoding ATP-dependent DNA helicase RecG, with translation MRPEVLNPLFAEVETLDGVGPKLRKPLEKLGLGRIRDVSYHLPDRFVERRAVADLDEAGVGEQIVVALTPTEHRASRSPRGPYRILAQDAKGNICALTYFGRAAYTGKKLLPVGETRWIAGRLDQYDQMLQIVHPEQVETESSAAMGRLLEPVYPLSEGLTQPKVISLVAQALAKLPQLPEWIERGQLDRAQWPGWQDALHLAHKGPHEAARDRLAYDELLANSLALMLVRESRRKRQGLALQGDGRLRDRLELPFPLTGAQRRSIDEIAGDMAQGAPMLRLLQGDVGAGKTVVALEAMLVAVEASAQAAMLAPTEILARQHFETLRKMAEPTGVTVALLTGRDKGRAREGTLMGLLDGSIDIVVGTHAIFQDSVAYRNLGLVVIDEQHRFGVGQRLMLSQKGKRQPHTLAMTATPIPRTLTLAQYGEMEVSKLDELPPGRQAIDTRVVAMERLPEVVDGVARHVAGGQQAYWVCPMVRGSDNESDDLAAAEARFASLKARFGDDIVLVHGQLPPEEKDANMQRFADGAAKVLVATTVIEVGVDVPNSTLMVIEQAERFGLAQLHQLRGRVGRGAEKSTCLLMRSNELSETARRRLALMRETQDGFRIAEEDLALRGGGELLGTRQSGDTPFNIASLEQIQRLLPIAHEDARMLVDRDGGLDGERGQAARLLLYLLERDYGVQLLRGG